The Phycisphaeraceae bacterium genomic sequence CGATTAAAAGCGTTCGCGGCCCGGGTATCAATGCGGGGTTGCGCTTGCTTGAAAAAGTGAAGACAAAACTCGGTGTACCTGTGACAACGGATATTCACGAATCTGCGCAAGCAGTCCTTGCGGCGGAGGTGATCGATTTACTCCAGATTCCGGCGTTTCTATGTCGGCAGACGGATTTACTGGTGGCTGCGGGGAAGACGGGTCGGGCGGTCAATGTAAAAAAAGGGCAGTTTCTTTCTCCATCTGAAATGGTGAACGTGGTGACGAAACTGGAAGAAGCGAGCGCGACGAAAGCGGGCCGGGTTCGGAGTGCCTCTAAAGAGGGCGGGATTATTCTGACCGAACGGGGCACCTTCTTTGGGTACCATCGTCTGGTGAATGATTTTGTGGGTTTGGCTGACATGATGGAGATGGGTTGGCCGGTGTGCTTTGACGTGACGCACTCAACGCAGAAGCCTGGAGAAAGCAAGACTTCCGGAGGCCGACCGGAACG encodes the following:
- the kdsA gene encoding 3-deoxy-8-phosphooctulonate synthase produces the protein MKTTRVGSVNIGPQSPLAIIAGPCTAESLDLCLKIGEALRDRCIELGLGYIFKASFDKANRTSIKSVRGPGINAGLRLLEKVKTKLGVPVTTDIHESAQAVLAAEVIDLLQIPAFLCRQTDLLVAAGKTGRAVNVKKGQFLSPSEMVNVVTKLEEASATKAGRVRSASKEGGIILTERGTFFGYHRLVNDFVGLADMMEMGWPVCFDVTHSTQKPGESKTSGGRPERALTLARCAVAAGVQALFIETHPEPTKALSDGATMLPLAEVIPLLGSLARLHKTVHQIL